In one window of Comamonas testosteroni DNA:
- a CDS encoding c-type cytochrome: MNTGDNIPALPSELLHGLALRPPVAAWDGLRYRGSVPAHARLDQAQAMAGVVAAVQREHFLGVVAVAPVHARQALASLVPVWQDGQAALPHRPVSHSPGSQESHESIDTGRYVWRMAGAGAGCGTARVAAWCLDGHASLWLPPCEVDVRQMIGRELAALLQCQESALRLFSVPAMGSGGVHPLDLMDAAADAALLSHAVGRPVSVACEAGAAGMGDSRELVLRMDAQPSQALEAGAAVQAHAGNASLRPELLSDTPWAVRPSMARLLSQPGLTRAAALATVLGAGEVRECKVAASLRHAGVDDLNAAQVFAHESHWHEQALGLGQDPLQWRLQHLPEGPVRDLAQQVAERAQTSPQDAIPQDADGRLLGRGFATAQLQTLDAQGTDLHAWSAWVAEVAVHPLTGEIEVTRVVAGHDSRSLQAARAASTRPEILQQDSPLLADARRLLGTAAAFDDWAGSVASAAGFDVIARPGSELAQHARGDVGPIRQGDLALDGVATLPAAAAIANAIHHATGVRLREVPFQPEQLRLALAGEGAGKPSAARAGRGWGWLAAGAAGLAGMAAMAWPLKPALPLTDGPDVSLYSPQALERGRLVAAAGDCVVCHTAPGGASNAGGLGLETPFGTIYSTNITPDKETGIGRWSYAAFERAMRHGIHQDGRQLYPAFPYTAFAKLSDGDLQALYGYLMSQPAVKAKAPETQLAFPYNLRPAMAGWNVLFHDATPFKADPARSAEWNRGAYLVEGAGHCAACHSPRNALGAEKSGIHYLGGGEAEGWSAPALNQLAGGKLPWSREELYQYLRTGFSARHGVAAGPMAPVIHGLAQLPEADVRAMARYLTELPGQDALDAQPAPAHAAPLAPLTATAAASVAMPAPAMERQVNGERIYQNACAVCHEAGSGPTLFGVKPLLALNTNLHAASPDNLVQVILNGIQTPADDALGYMPGFRDSLDDKQIADLLGYLRQRFAPEEKAWPDDTKTIKRLRAQVQAHAP, from the coding sequence ATGAACACGGGCGACAACATCCCCGCTCTGCCTTCCGAGCTGCTGCACGGCCTGGCGCTGCGCCCACCCGTCGCGGCCTGGGACGGGCTGCGCTACCGGGGCAGCGTGCCCGCCCATGCGCGGCTGGACCAGGCGCAGGCCATGGCCGGCGTGGTGGCCGCCGTGCAGCGCGAACATTTTCTGGGCGTGGTGGCCGTGGCGCCCGTCCATGCGCGGCAGGCGCTTGCCAGTCTGGTGCCTGTCTGGCAGGACGGGCAGGCGGCCTTGCCGCATCGCCCAGTCTCTCACTCCCCCGGATCGCAGGAATCCCACGAGTCGATCGATACCGGCCGCTATGTCTGGCGCATGGCCGGTGCGGGTGCCGGTTGCGGCACGGCACGCGTGGCTGCGTGGTGCCTGGACGGCCATGCCAGCCTCTGGCTGCCGCCTTGCGAAGTCGACGTACGCCAGATGATCGGCCGTGAACTGGCCGCGCTGCTGCAGTGCCAGGAATCCGCGCTGCGGCTGTTCAGCGTGCCGGCCATGGGCTCTGGCGGCGTGCATCCACTGGACCTCATGGATGCGGCCGCTGATGCGGCCCTGCTGTCCCATGCCGTGGGCCGGCCCGTCAGCGTGGCCTGCGAGGCCGGGGCTGCGGGCATGGGCGACAGCCGCGAGCTGGTGCTGCGCATGGATGCGCAGCCTTCGCAGGCGCTTGAAGCGGGTGCGGCGGTGCAGGCCCATGCCGGCAATGCATCGCTGCGGCCCGAGCTGCTGTCGGACACCCCCTGGGCCGTGCGTCCCAGCATGGCGCGCCTGCTGAGTCAGCCCGGCCTGACGCGCGCTGCGGCCCTGGCCACCGTGCTCGGTGCCGGCGAAGTGCGCGAGTGCAAAGTTGCGGCCAGCCTGCGGCATGCCGGTGTCGACGATCTGAATGCCGCCCAGGTCTTTGCCCATGAAAGCCACTGGCATGAGCAGGCCCTGGGCCTGGGGCAAGACCCTCTTCAATGGCGCCTGCAGCACCTGCCCGAAGGCCCGGTGCGCGATCTCGCGCAGCAGGTGGCCGAGCGTGCACAGACGTCACCGCAAGATGCCATTCCGCAAGACGCCGATGGCCGCCTGCTGGGCCGGGGCTTTGCCACTGCCCAGTTGCAGACTCTGGATGCGCAGGGCACCGACCTGCATGCCTGGAGCGCCTGGGTGGCCGAGGTGGCCGTGCATCCGCTCACCGGCGAGATCGAGGTCACCCGTGTTGTGGCTGGCCATGACAGTCGTAGTCTGCAAGCGGCCCGGGCTGCCAGCACGCGGCCCGAGATCTTGCAGCAGGATTCGCCGTTGCTGGCCGATGCGCGCCGGCTGCTGGGCACGGCCGCCGCTTTTGACGACTGGGCTGGCTCCGTCGCTTCCGCTGCCGGTTTCGATGTGATCGCCAGGCCTGGTTCCGAGCTGGCGCAGCATGCACGCGGCGATGTAGGGCCCATCCGCCAGGGCGATCTGGCGCTGGACGGCGTGGCCACGCTGCCCGCCGCCGCCGCCATTGCCAACGCCATTCACCATGCAACGGGCGTGCGCCTGCGCGAAGTGCCCTTCCAGCCCGAACAACTGCGCCTGGCCTTGGCCGGCGAGGGCGCTGGAAAGCCATCCGCTGCAAGGGCCGGTCGTGGCTGGGGCTGGCTGGCTGCAGGCGCCGCGGGCCTTGCCGGCATGGCCGCCATGGCCTGGCCGCTGAAGCCGGCCCTGCCGCTGACTGATGGGCCGGACGTCTCCCTGTACTCGCCGCAGGCCCTGGAGCGCGGCCGCCTGGTGGCGGCTGCGGGTGACTGCGTGGTCTGCCACACGGCGCCGGGCGGTGCCTCCAATGCGGGAGGCTTGGGGCTGGAGACGCCGTTCGGCACCATCTACTCCACCAACATCACGCCCGACAAGGAAACCGGCATCGGGCGCTGGTCTTATGCGGCCTTCGAGCGCGCCATGCGCCACGGCATCCACCAGGATGGCCGCCAGCTGTATCCGGCCTTCCCGTACACGGCCTTCGCCAAACTCAGCGATGGCGATCTGCAGGCCCTCTATGGCTACCTGATGTCCCAGCCCGCCGTGAAGGCCAAGGCCCCCGAGACGCAACTGGCCTTTCCCTACAACCTGCGCCCGGCCATGGCCGGCTGGAACGTGCTGTTCCACGACGCCACGCCCTTCAAGGCCGACCCCGCGCGCAGTGCCGAATGGAACCGGGGTGCCTATCTGGTCGAGGGCGCGGGCCACTGCGCGGCCTGCCACTCGCCGCGCAACGCACTGGGTGCCGAAAAGAGCGGCATCCACTATCTGGGCGGTGGCGAGGCCGAAGGCTGGAGCGCCCCCGCGCTCAACCAGCTGGCCGGCGGCAAGCTGCCCTGGAGCCGCGAGGAGCTTTACCAGTACCTGCGCACCGGCTTCTCGGCCCGCCATGGCGTGGCGGCGGGGCCCATGGCGCCCGTCATCCACGGCCTGGCCCAGTTGCCTGAAGCCGATGTGCGCGCCATGGCCAGGTATCTGACGGAACTGCCGGGCCAGGATGCACTGGATGCGCAGCCGGCGCCGGCACATGCCGCGCCCCTGGCTCCTCTGACTGCGACTGCGGCCGCATCGGTGGCCATGCCTGCGCCGGCGATGGAGCGCCAGGTCAACGGCGAACGCATCTACCAGAACGCCTGCGCGGTCTGCCATGAGGCGGGCAGCGGGCCCACGCTGTTCGGCGTCAAGCCTCTGCTGGCCCTGAACACCAACCTGCATGCCGCAAGCCCGGACAACCTGGTCCAGGTCATCCTGAACGGCATCCAGACACCCGCCGACGATGCGCTGGGCTATATGCCCGGCTTCAGGGACAGCCTGGACGACAAACAGATTGCGGACCTGCTCGGATATTTGCGTCAACGATTTGCACCGGAGGAAAAAGCTTGGCCAGACGATACGAAGACGATTAAGCGGCTGCGCGCTCAGGTGCAGGCGCATGCGCCCTAG